CGCCGCGGGACAGCAGCGAGGAGAGGATTCTCGAAACGGGCAGTTCGGAGAGCGCAGCGGCCTCGGACATCGGTCCTCCTCGCGGTTTCCCGGGGAGTGAGTATATAATACAAATGGTTGATCTTTTTCCGGAGGAACGGATGCGAACGATCGTCGCCACGGGGGGCTTGGCCCTCCTTCTTTTTCTCGCCCCGGTAGGGGCGTCCAACGGGGTTGCCGGCCCGATCGCCCCCCGGTACGACGCCCGCGCCTACGCCTACTTTCTCGCCGGATATCTCGACTCCCGGGAGGGGAACCTCGACGGTGCTCTCGGATCGTACAAAAAGGCGCTGAAGTACGCCGGGGACGAGCCCGACATCCACTACGAGATCGCCAACATCCACGTGAAGAAGGGTCGGCTCCCCGAGGCCCGGACGGAACTGGAAAAGGCTCTGGCGGCGGACGAGGGGCACACGCGGTCGCGGTATCTTCTGGCGGGGATCCTCGCCGCGTCGGGCGAACGCGAGAAGGCCCTGGCCGAGTACGGCCGCGTCCTGAAGGAGGACCCGGAGAACGATGACGCGTACCTCCACATCGCCACCCTCCACGCGGAGCGGGGGGAGTTTTCCCGGGCCGAGGAGGTCCTCGGCGAGCTGATCGCCCGGGACCCCAATTCCTACCTGGCCCACTATTACCGGGGCCGCGTCCGTGCGGCCCAGAAGAAGTTCGAGGAGGCCTTGGCCGACTACGACAAGGCGCTCCTGGCGGCTCCCGGTTTCGACGCGGCGCTGATCGACTCCGCCGCGGTCCTCGAGATCCTCGGGAGGAACTCCGAGGCGGAGGAGCGGTACGGGAAGGCACTCCAATCTTCCCCGAACAACCCGTTCATCCGGGACCGGCTCGGCCGCCTGCTGATCCGGGAGAAGAAGATCGACCAGGCGGTGGACCAGTACGAGGAGTTGAAGAAGTTCTCCTCCGCCAACCCCGACGTCCGCACGAAGCTGGGACTTCTTTACCTCGACCGCGACCGGTTCGACGACGCGATCAACGAGTTCACCTTCGTTCTCGCGTCCGACCCGGGAAACACGCAGGTGCGGTTCTTCCTCGGGACGGTGTACGAGGAGAAGGGCGCCTCACCGGAGGCCGAGGCGGCGTTCCGGAAGATTCCCGAGGGGGACCCGGTGCACCGGGAGGCGATGCTCCACCTCGCGATGCTCCTGTCGCGGCAGAAAAAGTCCGACGAGGCGATCGTGGTCGTCCGGAAGCTTCGGGAGAAGAGCCCGGACGACGTGGAGCTGATGATCTTCCTCGCCGGCCAGCTCGAGGGGGCGAAGCGGTACGACGAGGCGCTGGCCGTCGTCACCGAGGCGACCGGAAAGGCCCCGGAAAATCCCGCCGCGTGGTTCTCGCTCGGGGTGGTCCAGGACAAGCTGGGCAAGCTCGATCAGGTGATCGCAGCGATGGAGAAGGTGATCGCCCTCGACCCGAAGCACGCCACCGCCCTCAACTACCTCGGCTACACCTTCGCGGACCGGAGCATGCGCCTTCCCGAGGCGGAGAAGCTCGTCTTGCGGGCGCTGGAGATCCGCCCCGAAGACGGGTACTTTCTCGACAGCCTTGCGTGGATCCACTTCCGGGGCGGCGATACCCGGCGTGCCGAAGAAGAGCTCCTCCGGGCGCTGAAGCTCGTCCCCGACGACCCGGTCATCCTCGAGCACCTCGGGGATGTGCTGCAGGCCCAGGGGAAGGACGAAGAGGCGGCGGCCCGGTTCGAGAAGGCGATCGCGAAAGGGCACGAGAAGCCGGACGAGGTGCGGGCGAAGATCCATCTCCTGCGGAAGGCGGGGCCCGCCGGGAAGTGAGATTCGAGTGGTGGAGCACGAAGCCGGCGCTGCGGGCCGTCGCGTCCCTCCTGGCCGTCCTTGCGCTTTGCGGGTGCGCCCCGTCGCGGACGATCGTCACGGGCACGGAAGCGGACCGCGCGGAACGGTTCTTCGCCGGACTCCCCGGGCGGGTCGTCTTTCCCGTCAAGGCGTCGTTTTCCGGGACCGCGGTGCGCGTCGCGGGGGACGACGTCCCCTTCGTGGCGGGGGTATCCGCGCCGTCGCCGGAAGAGGAGACGGTGGGCCTGTACGATCCCCTCGGGCGCGGGGTGGCGTTTCTGGTGAATGACGGCCGCCGCGTCGCGATCTCCCGTGGTCCGGCGGCGGACCTTGCCGGGTTCCGCGGAGCTGCTCCCCTCGACGTGGGTCCCGTGTCGCTGGCGCGGATCCTCTCCGGGGCCCCCGGCTACGCGGTGGCGGGCGCCGAGGCGGCGCGAACCGAAGACGGCGCCTGGTCGCTCTCCGACGGCCGCCAGACGCTGCGTTCCGATCCAGGGCGGCGGTTTCTCGCCGGCGCCGAGTACCGGGTCCCCGGGATGCGCGTGACGGTCGACTACCCCGGGCGGGAGTCCGCGGATCCGCCGGAGCGGATCGTCCTGTCGATCCGGGGAGCGAAGTTCACGTTGCGGAGGGATCCGGAATGAGGGAACCGCTGCGGCCGGCCGTTTTGCCGTCGATCGCGCTGTTTCTCCTGCTCGCCGCGTGCGGCGGGGGGAAGCCGGAGAGCACGGGGAAGGGAACGGCCGTCTCCGACGTCCCGGCGTACGGGGACGCCATCGTCGAGGGGAGCATCGGCGACGTGAGCGGCTTCCTCACCGCGGTCACGACCGACGCCTCCTCCCACGAGGCGGCGGGATACGTCTTCAACGGGCTGGTCCGGTATGACAAGAACCTGAAACTCGAGGGGGATCTCGCCGAATCGTGGGAGGTCTCCCCCGACGGGAAGCGGATCACCTTCCACCTCCGGAAAGGGGTGAAGTGGCACGACGGCGCCCCCTTCACCTCCGACGACGTGATGTTCACGTACCGGCGGATGATCGACCCGCGTACCCCCACTGCGTACGGGGAGGATTTCAAGCAGGTCAAGCGCGCCGCCGCGCCGGACCCGCACACCTTCGTGGTGGAGTACGCCCGCCCCTTCGCCCCCGCGCTGGCGTCGTGGGGGATGCACGTCCTGCCGAAGCACCTGCTGGAGAACTATCCGGATATCTCGAAGAGCCCGTTGAACAAGAAGCCGATCGGCACCGGCCCGTACCGGTTCGTCGAGTGGAAGACGGGAGAAAAGGTCGTCTTCAACGCCAGCCCGGACTACTTCGAGGGGAGGCCGTACATCGCCCGCGTGATCTCCCGCGTCATCCCGGACCAAGCGACGATGTTCCTCGAGCTCAAGTCCGGCGGCGTGGACATCATGGCGCTCACCCCGCCGCAATACGTGCGGCAGACCGAAACGGCCGAATTCAAGAAATCGTTCAACAGGTACAAGTACACGGCGTCGGGGTACACGTACCTCGGCTTCCGCCTCTCCCACCCCTTCTTCAGGGACAAGCGGGTCCGGCAGGCGATCGCCCACGCGGCGGACAAGAAGGCGCTGATCGATGGAGTGCTCCTCGGCCTGGGCCAGGAGGCGACGGGCCCCTACAAGCCCGGAACGTGGGCCTTCAACCCGGGTGTGAAGAAGTACCCGCACGACCCTTTGCTTGCGAAGGCGCTGCTCGCCGAGGCGGGATGGAAGGAGAAGGACGGGGTGCTCGTGAAGGACGGGCAGTCGTTCGAGTTCACCGTGCTCACCAACGCGGGGAACGACGCGCGCGCCAAGACGGCGGCGATCCTGCAGCAGAATTTGGCCGAGGTCGGGATCCGGATGAAGATCCGGACCGTGGAGTGGGCGGCCTTCATCAACGAGTTCATCGACAAGCGGAAGTTCGACGCCGTCATCCTCGGGTGGAACATCACTCCCGACCCCGATCAGTTCGACATCTGGCACTCCTCCAAGACCGGCCCGAAAGAACTGAACCACGTCGGGTTCGCGAACCCCGAAGTGGACCGCCTTCTCGACGAGGGACGAAGCACGTTCGACCTCGAGAAGCGGAAAAAAGCGTACTTTCGGATCCAGGAGATCCTGGCCGAGGAGCAGCCGTACGTCTTCCTTTACGTCCCCGAGGCGCTGCCGGTGGTGCACAACCGGTTCCGCGGCATCGTGCCGGCCCCGGCCGGCATCACGTACAACTTCGTCAAGTGGTACGTCCCGGCAGCCCTGCAAAAACACAAGGTCCAGCCGTGAGACGATAAGAACCGATGCTCCGGTATATCGCGCGCCGGCTCCTGTTGACCGTCCCCCTCCTCGTCGGGATCAGCCTCGTCTCGTTCCTCATGATGCACATGGCCCCCGGGGGGCCGATCGGCGCGGGGACCGACCTCAACCCGAAGGCGACGGCCGAGTCGCGGGCGCGGCTCAAGGCGTATTACGGCCTCGACCAGCCGCTCCACGTCCAGTACGGGCGGTGGCTCGGCCGGATGGCGACGCTCGATTTCGGCGACAGCTTCTCCCCGGACGGGCGGCCGGTGGCGGAGAAGATCAAGGAACGGATCCCGATCACGCTGACGATCAACGTCCTGTCGATGGGGCTCATCTTCCTGGTGGCCATTCCCGTGGGCGTCTACTCGGCGGTGCGCAGGGGGTCCCTCTTCGACCGGATCTCCACGGTGGCCGTCTTCACCGGCTTCGCCATCCCCACCTTCTGGCTCGCCTTGCTGATGATGATCCTCTTCGGGGTGAAGCTGGGCTGGCTCCCGATCTCCGGGATCTCGTCGCTGGACCACGAGTCGCTCGGCGTGCTCGGAAAGCTCGCCGACCGGGCGCACCATCTCCTGCTCCCCGTGCTGCTGGCGGGGTTCGGAGGGCTGGCGGGGATGTCGCGGTACATGCGGTCGAACATGCTCGAGGTGATCCGGCAGGACTACATCGCCACCGCCCGGGCCAAGGGGCTCCCCGAGAGGACGGTCGTCTTCCGCCACGCGATGCGCA
This genomic window from Deltaproteobacteria bacterium contains:
- a CDS encoding tetratricopeptide repeat protein is translated as MRTIVATGGLALLLFLAPVGASNGVAGPIAPRYDARAYAYFLAGYLDSREGNLDGALGSYKKALKYAGDEPDIHYEIANIHVKKGRLPEARTELEKALAADEGHTRSRYLLAGILAASGEREKALAEYGRVLKEDPENDDAYLHIATLHAERGEFSRAEEVLGELIARDPNSYLAHYYRGRVRAAQKKFEEALADYDKALLAAPGFDAALIDSAAVLEILGRNSEAEERYGKALQSSPNNPFIRDRLGRLLIREKKIDQAVDQYEELKKFSSANPDVRTKLGLLYLDRDRFDDAINEFTFVLASDPGNTQVRFFLGTVYEEKGASPEAEAAFRKIPEGDPVHREAMLHLAMLLSRQKKSDEAIVVVRKLREKSPDDVELMIFLAGQLEGAKRYDEALAVVTEATGKAPENPAAWFSLGVVQDKLGKLDQVIAAMEKVIALDPKHATALNYLGYTFADRSMRLPEAEKLVLRALEIRPEDGYFLDSLAWIHFRGGDTRRAEEELLRALKLVPDDPVILEHLGDVLQAQGKDEEAAARFEKAIAKGHEKPDEVRAKIHLLRKAGPAGK
- a CDS encoding peptide-binding protein encodes the protein MREPLRPAVLPSIALFLLLAACGGGKPESTGKGTAVSDVPAYGDAIVEGSIGDVSGFLTAVTTDASSHEAAGYVFNGLVRYDKNLKLEGDLAESWEVSPDGKRITFHLRKGVKWHDGAPFTSDDVMFTYRRMIDPRTPTAYGEDFKQVKRAAAPDPHTFVVEYARPFAPALASWGMHVLPKHLLENYPDISKSPLNKKPIGTGPYRFVEWKTGEKVVFNASPDYFEGRPYIARVISRVIPDQATMFLELKSGGVDIMALTPPQYVRQTETAEFKKSFNRYKYTASGYTYLGFRLSHPFFRDKRVRQAIAHAADKKALIDGVLLGLGQEATGPYKPGTWAFNPGVKKYPHDPLLAKALLAEAGWKEKDGVLVKDGQSFEFTVLTNAGNDARAKTAAILQQNLAEVGIRMKIRTVEWAAFINEFIDKRKFDAVILGWNITPDPDQFDIWHSSKTGPKELNHVGFANPEVDRLLDEGRSTFDLEKRKKAYFRIQEILAEEQPYVFLYVPEALPVVHNRFRGIVPAPAGITYNFVKWYVPAALQKHKVQP
- a CDS encoding ABC transporter permease, with the translated sequence MLRYIARRLLLTVPLLVGISLVSFLMMHMAPGGPIGAGTDLNPKATAESRARLKAYYGLDQPLHVQYGRWLGRMATLDFGDSFSPDGRPVAEKIKERIPITLTINVLSMGLIFLVAIPVGVYSAVRRGSLFDRISTVAVFTGFAIPTFWLALLMMILFGVKLGWLPISGISSLDHESLGVLGKLADRAHHLLLPVLLAGFGGLAGMSRYMRSNMLEVIRQDYIATARAKGLPERTVVFRHAMRNALLPVITILGLSVPDLLGGSVIFETIFAIPGMGQLFYQGVMSRDYPLIMGILTIGAFLTLLGNLLADVGYALADPRIRQA